From one Aquicella siphonis genomic stretch:
- the lepB gene encoding signal peptidase I has protein sequence MNFNFEMILFYATVISGLIALFDILFLARRRQLAQKDAAEIKLPIIVDYARSFFPVLLIVFLLRSFLFEPFRIPSGSLEPTLLTGDFILVNKYDYGIRLPVVHTKIYTSGAPKRGDIMVFRWPPNPSYDFIKRVIGLPGDKISYINKELYVNGQKIPQEYLKESLAVNETGSEWQAQEKQEDLLGVKHRIYIDTAKSSQDFHDIIVPKGMYFVMGDNRDDSADSRYWGFVPDKNIVGKAVLVWLSWDGAKKNLRFNRMGKLIH, from the coding sequence ATGAATTTTAATTTTGAAATGATCTTGTTCTACGCGACCGTGATATCGGGTTTGATCGCCTTGTTTGACATTTTGTTTCTGGCGCGCAGGAGACAGCTGGCTCAGAAGGACGCCGCGGAAATCAAGCTGCCGATTATTGTCGATTATGCGCGGTCATTCTTTCCCGTGCTGCTCATTGTCTTCCTGCTGCGTTCCTTTTTGTTTGAACCCTTTCGCATTCCGTCCGGTTCACTGGAGCCAACCTTGTTGACCGGCGATTTTATTCTCGTCAACAAATACGATTACGGTATCCGTCTTCCTGTTGTGCACACAAAAATCTACACGAGCGGCGCGCCGAAACGAGGGGACATCATGGTATTCCGCTGGCCGCCCAACCCATCCTATGATTTCATCAAACGCGTGATCGGACTGCCGGGCGATAAAATCAGTTATATCAATAAAGAGTTGTACGTGAACGGACAAAAAATTCCACAGGAATATTTAAAGGAAAGTCTGGCAGTCAATGAAACAGGCAGCGAATGGCAGGCACAGGAAAAACAGGAAGACCTGCTGGGCGTGAAACACCGCATTTATATCGACACAGCCAAGTCCAGCCAGGATTTTCATGACATTATTGTTCCAAAAGGCATGTATTTTGTCATGGGTGACAACCGCGACGACAGCGCTGACAGCCGTTATTGGGGATTTGTGCCCGATAAAAACATAGTCGGCAAGGCGGTTCTGGTATGGCTGAGCTGGGACGGCGCCAAAAAGAACTTGCGCTTTAACCGCATGGGAAAACTGATTCATTAA
- the lepA gene encoding translation elongation factor 4 has product MQNIRNFSIIAHIDHGKSTLADRLIQLCGGLSEREMQAQVLDSMDLERERGITIKAHSVTLHYKAKNGQTYQLNFIDTPGHVDFSYEVSRSLAACEGALLVVDAGQGVEAQTVAVCYTALDQGLEVVPVLNKIDLPQADPDRVIHEIEDIIGLEAQNAVRISAKQGLGIEELLERLITDIPAPTGDPDAPLQALIIDSWFDSYLGVVSLVRVKNGVLKSGEKMQVMSTGRAHEVTGLGVFTPKRFPTDALRAGEVGYVIAGIKDINGAPVGDTLTHAHHPATDMLPGFKKVKPQVYAGLFPIHSDDFPALRDALSKLRLNDAALFFEPESSEALGFGFRCGFLGMLHMEIVQERLEREYNLELITTAPTVVYEVLSTKGEILHVDNPSKLPPVNHIEEIREPIARANILVPQAHLGSVITLCVEKRGVQKSMLFHGSQVALVYELPMGEIVMDFFDRLKSVSRGYASLDYSFSHFQTADLVKLDIMINGERVDALATIVHREQAQSRGRLVTEKMRELIPRQMFDVAVQASIGSTIIARQTVKAMRKNVTAKCYGGDISRKRKLLEKQKEGKKRMKQLGSVEVPQEAFLAVLKIDDKK; this is encoded by the coding sequence ATGCAAAATATTCGTAATTTTTCAATTATTGCCCATATCGATCATGGTAAGTCGACGCTGGCAGACCGTCTGATACAGCTTTGCGGCGGACTGAGTGAACGCGAAATGCAGGCGCAGGTTCTGGATTCCATGGACTTGGAGCGAGAGCGCGGCATCACCATCAAGGCTCATAGTGTGACTCTGCATTATAAGGCAAAAAATGGCCAGACTTACCAGCTTAACTTTATTGATACACCCGGTCATGTTGATTTCTCGTACGAGGTGTCACGATCTCTCGCAGCCTGTGAGGGCGCGCTGCTGGTAGTGGACGCCGGACAAGGCGTGGAAGCGCAGACGGTCGCGGTTTGCTATACCGCCCTGGATCAAGGGCTGGAAGTCGTGCCGGTGCTCAATAAAATTGATTTGCCACAGGCTGATCCGGACCGCGTGATTCATGAAATCGAAGACATCATCGGCCTGGAAGCGCAAAACGCGGTGCGCATCAGTGCGAAACAAGGCCTGGGTATAGAAGAATTACTGGAAAGACTGATTACAGACATACCAGCGCCCACAGGCGACCCTGACGCTCCTCTGCAGGCCCTGATTATCGATTCATGGTTTGACTCCTATCTGGGCGTGGTCTCGCTGGTGCGGGTTAAAAACGGTGTTTTGAAGTCGGGTGAAAAAATGCAAGTCATGTCAACAGGCAGGGCGCATGAAGTCACAGGACTGGGTGTTTTTACACCCAAGCGCTTTCCAACCGACGCATTGCGGGCGGGCGAAGTCGGTTATGTGATTGCCGGCATCAAGGACATTAACGGCGCTCCGGTTGGTGACACGCTGACACATGCGCATCATCCGGCAACCGATATGCTTCCAGGATTCAAAAAGGTCAAGCCCCAGGTTTATGCCGGTTTGTTTCCCATCCACTCGGATGACTTCCCCGCGCTGCGTGATGCGCTGAGCAAGCTGCGTCTTAACGATGCCGCTCTTTTCTTTGAGCCAGAGTCGTCTGAAGCATTGGGATTTGGGTTTCGCTGCGGATTTCTTGGCATGCTGCATATGGAAATTGTGCAGGAGCGCCTGGAACGTGAATACAACCTCGAGCTGATTACAACGGCGCCGACCGTCGTTTACGAAGTATTATCAACCAAGGGTGAAATTCTGCATGTGGATAATCCATCGAAGCTCCCCCCGGTCAATCATATCGAAGAAATCCGCGAACCGATCGCGCGTGCCAACATTCTGGTTCCCCAGGCGCACCTTGGCAGTGTCATTACCTTGTGTGTGGAAAAACGCGGGGTGCAAAAAAGTATGTTGTTTCACGGCAGTCAGGTTGCGCTGGTTTACGAACTTCCCATGGGTGAAATTGTCATGGATTTCTTTGACAGGCTTAAATCCGTCAGCCGCGGTTACGCCTCTCTGGATTACAGCTTTTCACATTTCCAGACAGCCGACCTGGTCAAGCTGGATATCATGATTAACGGCGAACGCGTCGATGCTCTCGCCACAATTGTCCACAGAGAACAGGCGCAATCGCGAGGACGTCTTGTCACGGAAAAAATGCGTGAACTGATACCGCGGCAAATGTTTGATGTGGCGGTGCAGGCGTCCATTGGCAGTACCATTATCGCACGCCAGACTGTCAAGGCAATGCGGAAAAACGTCACGGCCAAGTGTTACGGCGGTGATATTTCACGTAAACGCAAATTGCTGGAAAAGCAGAAGGAAGGAAAAAAGCGCATGAAACAACTGGGCAGCGTTGAAGTCCCGCAGGAAGCATTTCTTGCCGTGTTGAAAATAGACGATAAAAAATAG
- a CDS encoding acyl-CoA thioesterase has translation MEDKQSEPQGTLVIQTVAMPADTNANGDIFGGWLVSHMDMGAGFAGRRRAHSRVVTVAIDSLVFIRPVTVGDTVCCYANLVKVGRTSMQFKMEAWTLALQDEKPKKAAEGMFTFVAIDENGHPRPVDR, from the coding sequence ATGGAAGATAAACAGAGCGAACCCCAAGGCACGCTGGTCATACAAACGGTTGCCATGCCGGCTGATACCAATGCAAACGGTGATATCTTTGGCGGGTGGCTGGTATCCCACATGGACATGGGTGCCGGATTCGCTGGCCGGCGGCGCGCCCATAGCCGGGTCGTAACGGTTGCCATTGATTCACTGGTATTTATCCGCCCTGTCACCGTGGGTGACACGGTCTGTTGTTACGCCAATCTGGTCAAGGTGGGAAGAACTTCCATGCAGTTCAAGATGGAAGCCTGGACCTTGGCTTTACAAGACGAGAAGCCTAAAAAAGCCGCGGAAGGCATGTTCACATTTGTAGCTATAGATGAAAATGGCCATCCCAGGCCTGTTGACCGCTGA
- a CDS encoding bifunctional SulP family inorganic anion transporter/carbonic anhydrase: MRLGELNYDLGISRLIPAWKNLFSKDYLMPDLLSGITVAFIAIPLSLAIALASGVSPGLGLITAIIAGIVCALFGGTTLAVSGPAAAMSILIADIVEKFGVQSLILICGLAGLMQLGSGILGLGRFGRYVPLPVISGFTAGIGVIILIGQLPRAFGIAPPPESDIFSVLTHLKEYLHAINGTCIFLVALTIGVIHGLPKLFPRIPAILPAVIITSLVVYAFDLSDVPLIGGIPNTLPLPHFPQSTSIPLQDLFFNAVIIYLLASLETLLSSSAVDKLAKGEKHDADQELIGQGMGNIAVSLFGGIPVTGVIARSATNVRAGAKTRRSSIIHSLIILLTIFFAAPLIGAIPIAALAGVLFSVAFSMINYKEFYDLWKTTRPEAVIYAVTFVTIIFVDLLAGVQAGIIVSCLIVLLRATKTHLHITSSSQDGIVRLTLVGALTFLSTAKIADIQKQLNGKNGQTILMDLSNIRNLDLSGASAITDLFHYCRARNINFFIKGLPRRFESLFGLCGGAAILDDWYLVSEHELRNKIGEHAPKSSYGRLVHGFRRFHVQSQHDDKRLFEYINKKQDPHTLFIACSDSRIIPSLITSTDPGELFIIRNVGNYIPHYQPQAQHSEAAAIEFALGNFHITDIVICGHANCGAMKACQSDNIESPSQLTAWINMIRAQLNVDKTPDVNDLARMNVVNQVNNLKLYPIVQEKLSSDNLKIHAWFYDFEQHLIYEWDHQVMDFKSMAAEPILDLAQA; encoded by the coding sequence ATGCGACTTGGCGAATTGAATTATGATTTGGGAATTTCCCGGTTAATACCGGCGTGGAAGAATCTATTCTCGAAAGATTATCTGATGCCTGATTTGTTATCCGGTATCACCGTCGCTTTTATAGCTATTCCACTTTCGCTTGCTATCGCGCTGGCGTCAGGCGTTTCACCCGGATTGGGTTTGATCACGGCGATTATCGCGGGCATAGTATGCGCGTTATTCGGAGGCACTACGCTTGCCGTGAGCGGTCCGGCGGCTGCGATGTCTATTCTCATCGCTGACATCGTTGAAAAATTTGGTGTTCAATCTCTGATTCTGATTTGCGGGCTGGCTGGTCTGATGCAGCTTGGCAGCGGAATACTGGGCCTGGGAAGATTTGGGCGCTATGTGCCATTACCTGTCATCTCCGGGTTCACCGCAGGCATAGGCGTTATCATACTGATTGGCCAATTACCGCGTGCGTTTGGAATCGCGCCGCCGCCCGAATCCGATATTTTTTCCGTTCTTACGCATCTTAAAGAATATTTACACGCCATCAATGGAACTTGTATTTTCCTGGTAGCTTTGACCATTGGCGTTATTCATGGATTGCCAAAGCTTTTTCCACGCATTCCGGCGATTCTGCCCGCCGTTATCATCACCAGTCTTGTTGTATATGCATTCGATTTATCCGATGTTCCGTTAATTGGCGGCATTCCCAATACGCTGCCGCTTCCTCACTTTCCCCAGTCAACAAGCATTCCGCTTCAGGATCTCTTCTTTAATGCTGTTATTATTTACTTGCTTGCATCCCTGGAAACACTTTTGTCTTCCTCTGCGGTGGATAAGCTGGCAAAGGGTGAAAAACACGATGCAGACCAGGAATTAATTGGACAGGGAATGGGTAACATAGCGGTTTCTCTCTTTGGCGGCATACCGGTGACAGGTGTGATCGCGCGCTCGGCAACCAATGTCAGAGCAGGCGCTAAAACACGCAGATCCAGCATTATTCACTCGCTGATTATACTTTTGACTATTTTTTTCGCCGCTCCGCTCATTGGAGCCATACCGATCGCGGCACTGGCTGGCGTGTTATTCTCCGTGGCATTTTCCATGATTAATTACAAGGAGTTTTATGATTTATGGAAAACCACGCGCCCGGAGGCGGTCATTTACGCGGTTACATTTGTAACAATCATTTTTGTTGATTTGCTGGCCGGAGTGCAGGCCGGGATCATTGTGTCTTGCCTGATTGTATTGCTGCGAGCCACAAAAACCCACTTGCACATTACATCAAGTTCTCAAGACGGTATTGTGCGTTTAACATTAGTCGGTGCCTTGACTTTTCTTTCAACGGCAAAAATTGCTGATATTCAAAAGCAATTGAACGGTAAGAACGGACAAACCATTTTGATGGATTTATCGAATATCAGAAACCTGGATTTGTCAGGGGCGTCGGCTATTACTGATCTTTTTCATTATTGCAGGGCAAGAAATATTAACTTTTTCATCAAGGGCTTGCCGCGGCGCTTTGAGTCATTATTTGGTTTATGCGGGGGCGCGGCGATACTGGATGACTGGTATCTGGTATCAGAACATGAATTGCGTAATAAAATTGGGGAACATGCGCCTAAATCTTCCTATGGGCGTCTTGTCCATGGCTTTCGGCGTTTTCACGTACAAAGCCAGCATGATGACAAGCGTTTATTTGAGTATATTAATAAAAAACAAGATCCGCATACTTTGTTTATTGCCTGCTCAGACAGCCGGATTATTCCATCGCTGATTACATCCACGGATCCCGGCGAGCTTTTTATTATCCGTAATGTTGGAAATTATATTCCGCACTATCAGCCGCAAGCTCAGCACAGCGAAGCGGCAGCCATCGAATTTGCACTCGGCAATTTTCATATTACAGATATCGTGATATGCGGCCATGCCAATTGCGGTGCCATGAAAGCATGCCAGTCAGACAATATTGAGTCGCCTTCACAGTTAACCGCATGGATTAATATGATCCGGGCACAGCTTAATGTTGATAAGACGCCGGATGTGAATGATCTTGCGCGCATGAATGTGGTCAATCAGGTCAATAACCTCAAATTATATCCTATCGTTCAGGAAAAACTTTCTTCTGACAATCTCAAGATTCATGCGTGGTTTTATGATTTTGAGCAGCATTTGATTTATGAGTGGGACCATCAAGTGATGGATTTTAAATCCATGGCGGCAGAGCCGATACTGGATCTTGCTCAGGCTTGA
- a CDS encoding glycine C-acetyltransferase yields the protein MNKHDYLKFLAAETSQLKETGLFKAERIITSPQKAVIDLQDGSHVVNLCANNYLGLADDPSLIEAAKLSLDQYGYGMSSVRFICGTQTVHKKLETQISHFLGMEDTILYSSCFDANGGLFETLLGPEDAVISDALNHASIIDGIRLCKAKRMRYNNNDMRDLEAKLKEAADCRVKLIATDGVFSMDGIVANLPAICDLADKYDAMVMVDDSHAVGFMGKQGRGTHEYHHVMDRVDIITGTLGKALGGASGGYTSSRKEIVAWLRQRSRPYLFSNTLAPTIAATSVKVLEMLESNQHLIKKVHENSAYFRSEMEKLGFHLVPGDHPIIPVMLGDAKLASLMADQMLQEGVYVIGFSYPVVPQGHARIRTQMSAGHDREHLDKAIAAFAKVGRHLGVIKGAAHESAR from the coding sequence ATGAACAAACATGATTATCTGAAATTTCTGGCTGCGGAAACCAGTCAGCTGAAAGAAACCGGCCTGTTCAAGGCGGAACGTATTATCACTTCGCCACAGAAAGCGGTCATTGACTTGCAAGACGGTTCGCATGTTGTCAACCTGTGCGCGAATAATTACCTAGGCCTGGCCGACGATCCCTCTCTTATTGAGGCGGCCAAACTTTCACTGGACCAATATGGATACGGCATGTCATCCGTACGCTTTATCTGCGGAACCCAGACGGTCCATAAAAAGCTTGAGACACAGATCAGTCATTTTCTCGGAATGGAAGACACCATTCTGTATTCTTCCTGCTTCGATGCCAACGGCGGTTTGTTTGAAACACTCCTGGGCCCGGAAGACGCGGTCATCAGTGATGCGCTGAATCACGCCAGCATTATCGATGGAATTCGTTTGTGCAAGGCGAAGCGCATGCGTTACAACAATAACGACATGCGGGACCTTGAAGCAAAACTAAAGGAGGCGGCGGATTGCCGCGTCAAATTGATCGCTACCGACGGTGTGTTTTCCATGGATGGAATTGTCGCGAACCTGCCCGCTATCTGCGACCTCGCAGACAAATATGATGCAATGGTGATGGTGGATGATTCCCATGCAGTGGGATTCATGGGCAAACAGGGACGCGGTACGCATGAATACCATCATGTCATGGATCGCGTGGATATTATTACCGGAACACTGGGCAAAGCCCTGGGAGGTGCGTCAGGGGGATATACCAGCAGCCGCAAGGAAATTGTCGCCTGGCTGAGACAGCGTTCCCGCCCTTACCTGTTTTCCAACACCCTCGCGCCAACAATCGCCGCCACTTCAGTCAAAGTGCTGGAAATGCTTGAATCAAATCAGCATCTCATCAAGAAAGTACACGAAAACAGCGCGTATTTCCGCAGTGAAATGGAAAAACTGGGCTTTCATCTGGTTCCAGGCGACCATCCCATTATTCCAGTCATGCTGGGTGACGCGAAACTTGCCAGCCTGATGGCAGACCAAATGCTGCAAGAAGGTGTTTACGTCATTGGATTTTCCTATCCGGTTGTGCCGCAGGGCCATGCGCGTATTCGCACTCAAATGTCCGCCGGCCATGACAGAGAACATCTGGATAAAGCCATTGCAGCGTTCGCCAAAGTTGGCCGTCATTTAGGCGTAATCAAAGGAGCAGCACATGAAAGCGCTCGTTAA
- a CDS encoding FAD assembly factor SdhE produces the protein MKDPANHDFFEHPEKLRWACRRGMLELDVLLGNFLSEAYPELAREDKKRFVALLNCSDPELFAWLMGSATPEDSDLARITEIIHSHALSRF, from the coding sequence ATGAAAGACCCTGCAAACCATGATTTTTTCGAGCATCCCGAAAAACTGCGTTGGGCCTGCCGCAGAGGCATGCTTGAACTTGATGTTTTATTAGGAAATTTTCTTAGCGAGGCTTACCCGGAACTGGCTAGGGAAGACAAGAAGCGTTTTGTCGCGCTTCTGAATTGTTCCGACCCAGAGTTGTTCGCCTGGCTGATGGGGAGCGCAACCCCTGAAGACAGTGATCTCGCCAGAATCACGGAAATCATTCATTCCCATGCACTGTCACGATTTTGA
- a CDS encoding ferredoxin--NADP reductase, which yields MPIHKLKLISRREVANNTVEFMFEKPDGFTFIPGQYGGFTLINPSETDAGGITRRFSLLSTPEDKFIAVTMRIQSSAFKRVLNTLPLGSEIKFAGPSGNFICHDDPSTPAVFIAGGIGITPFYSMIQSATRHQSMQKIILFYGNQSIKDAAYLQELSLLQTLNPHFTFVPTLTMTDEGWKGETGFITHTMIKKYISDLNQPIYYVCGSPVMVTALQETLVEMGVEENKIKVEDFPGY from the coding sequence ATGCCCATACATAAACTCAAATTGATATCCCGCCGGGAAGTCGCGAATAATACGGTAGAATTCATGTTTGAAAAACCGGACGGTTTCACATTCATACCCGGCCAGTATGGAGGATTCACCCTGATCAATCCCAGCGAAACCGATGCCGGCGGCATCACGCGGCGATTTTCCCTGTTGAGCACGCCGGAAGATAAATTTATCGCGGTGACCATGCGCATTCAATCCTCGGCTTTCAAACGCGTTCTGAATACGCTTCCGCTTGGCAGTGAAATCAAATTTGCCGGACCTAGCGGTAATTTTATCTGTCACGATGATCCCTCCACGCCTGCTGTGTTTATTGCGGGCGGAATAGGTATCACACCCTTTTACAGCATGATTCAATCCGCGACCCGGCATCAGTCCATGCAAAAAATAATCCTGTTTTACGGCAACCAATCCATCAAAGACGCCGCTTACCTGCAGGAACTATCCCTGCTGCAAACGCTTAATCCCCATTTTACTTTCGTTCCCACCTTGACCATGACGGATGAGGGATGGAAAGGCGAGACCGGGTTTATTACGCATACCATGATTAAAAAATACATATCCGATCTGAATCAACCCATCTATTATGTCTGTGGATCTCCTGTCATGGTCACAGCCCTGCAGGAAACGCTGGTTGAAATGGGAGTGGAGGAAAATAAAATCAAGGTCGAAGATTTTCCTGGTTATTGA
- the era gene encoding GTPase Era → MGEANIKKSGFVAIIGRPNVGKSTLLNCLVGEKVSITSPKPQTTRWQILGIKIFHQAQIIYIDTPGLHRDEKRAMNRYMNRIANAVILDADVIVFMVDATSWRGEDEMVLKKLQQSEKPVILAINKVDLLKDKSDLLPLIDQLKDKFHFTHIIPLSAMARDNTEHLEVEIAKLLPEGPQLYPDEQVTDKSMRFQVAEIIREKLIHATEEELPYTTTVEIEQFQPGEKLTEIGAIIWVERQGQKIIIIGKKGARLKKVGMQARREIEKRLGQKVFLRLWVKVKENWTDDDKALRSLGYE, encoded by the coding sequence ATGGGTGAAGCAAATATAAAAAAATCCGGTTTTGTCGCGATTATTGGCCGGCCGAATGTAGGTAAGTCAACCTTGTTGAATTGTCTGGTTGGCGAAAAAGTCAGTATTACTTCTCCCAAGCCGCAAACTACCCGATGGCAGATCCTGGGTATCAAGATTTTTCATCAAGCCCAAATCATCTATATCGATACTCCCGGATTGCATCGTGATGAAAAGCGCGCCATGAATCGCTATATGAACCGCATTGCCAACGCTGTGATTCTGGATGCGGATGTGATCGTTTTCATGGTGGATGCCACCAGCTGGCGCGGTGAAGACGAAATGGTGTTGAAAAAATTACAGCAATCTGAAAAGCCGGTGATACTTGCCATTAACAAGGTGGATTTGCTCAAGGATAAAAGCGATTTGCTGCCGCTGATTGATCAATTGAAAGATAAATTTCACTTCACCCATATTATTCCCCTCTCGGCCATGGCCAGGGACAACACAGAACATCTTGAGGTTGAAATCGCCAAGCTGCTGCCTGAAGGGCCGCAGCTGTACCCGGATGAACAAGTCACTGATAAAAGCATGCGTTTCCAGGTGGCGGAAATCATACGCGAAAAACTGATTCACGCGACGGAAGAAGAATTGCCTTATACCACCACTGTTGAAATCGAACAATTTCAGCCAGGCGAAAAACTGACTGAGATAGGCGCAATCATATGGGTTGAGCGCCAGGGCCAAAAAATCATTATCATAGGCAAGAAAGGCGCGCGGCTGAAAAAAGTCGGAATGCAGGCGCGACGCGAGATAGAGAAACGTCTGGGTCAGAAAGTCTTTTTGCGTCTCTGGGTCAAGGTAAAAGAAAACTGGACGGATGATGACAAGGCGCTCAGGAGCCTGGGTTATGAATGA
- the tdh gene encoding L-threonine 3-dehydrogenase — protein sequence MKALVKAKAEPGIWMQDVPTPAVGPNDVLIKIKKTAICGTDIHIYNWDEWAQEHIKVPLVAGHEFVGEVVEIGKEVDSYHKVGDRVSGEGHIACGHCRNCRAGRSHLCRRNVSVGVTRNGCFAEYLSIPATNAYPIPESVPDKQASILDPFGNAAHTALSFDLVGEDVLITGAGPVGIMAAAIARHVGARYVVITDVNEYRLKLAEKMGATLAVNTARTSLKQVMDQLDMKEGFDVGMEMSGNPGAFTDMITHMNHAGKIALLGFLPHNTGIDWSQVIMKGLIIKGIYGREMYDTWYKMITMLQSGLNIAPVITHEFSISDYQQAFETMRSGHSGKIILNWS from the coding sequence ATGAAAGCGCTCGTTAAGGCAAAAGCCGAACCCGGTATATGGATGCAAGACGTACCCACTCCTGCCGTCGGACCCAATGACGTCTTGATCAAGATCAAAAAAACCGCGATCTGCGGGACAGACATCCACATTTACAATTGGGATGAATGGGCGCAGGAACATATAAAAGTGCCATTGGTTGCGGGCCATGAATTTGTCGGCGAAGTCGTGGAAATTGGAAAGGAAGTGGATTCTTACCACAAGGTCGGCGACCGCGTCTCGGGCGAAGGACATATCGCCTGCGGACATTGCCGCAACTGCCGTGCCGGCAGATCGCATCTTTGCCGCCGCAATGTAAGCGTCGGCGTGACCCGCAATGGCTGTTTTGCGGAATATCTATCTATTCCGGCTACCAATGCCTATCCCATCCCGGAATCAGTGCCAGACAAGCAGGCTTCTATTCTTGATCCCTTCGGAAATGCCGCGCACACGGCCTTATCCTTCGATCTCGTGGGGGAAGATGTGTTAATCACAGGCGCAGGTCCTGTTGGCATCATGGCGGCGGCCATCGCACGACATGTGGGCGCGCGTTATGTCGTCATAACCGATGTCAATGAATACCGCCTGAAACTGGCAGAAAAAATGGGTGCAACGCTGGCTGTCAATACTGCCCGTACATCTCTCAAACAAGTCATGGATCAACTGGACATGAAGGAAGGCTTTGATGTGGGCATGGAAATGTCCGGAAACCCCGGGGCGTTCACTGATATGATCACACACATGAATCACGCCGGTAAAATCGCCCTGTTAGGTTTTTTGCCGCATAATACCGGGATAGACTGGAGCCAGGTCATCATGAAGGGACTCATTATCAAAGGGATATACGGCCGTGAAATGTATGACACCTGGTATAAAATGATTACCATGCTGCAAAGCGGGTTAAACATCGCTCCGGTCATTACACATGAATTCTCAATTAGTGATTATCAACAGGCTTTTGAAACCATGAGATCAGGGCATTCCGGAAAAATCATACTCAACTGGAGTTAA
- a CDS encoding protein YgfX, translating to MHCHDFELKLSWQYIILSLVLLLFTLALLISLTAGIWIRLGLISAAAVYGTIIVRRHGLLCGDHAVLRITSLGQGQWCVHTRAALLQGVLKGDSTVTRWVAVLRFQIEGRYFPVTCLVFRDSCRPGYYRRLLVTLSNDQSLRQ from the coding sequence ATGCACTGTCACGATTTTGAACTAAAGCTTTCCTGGCAATATATTATTCTCAGCTTGGTCCTGCTTTTATTCACCCTGGCTCTTTTGATTTCGCTAACGGCGGGGATATGGATCAGGCTGGGACTGATATCTGCCGCAGCCGTTTATGGAACAATAATCGTCCGGCGTCACGGTTTGCTATGCGGTGACCATGCCGTTTTACGCATTACCAGCCTGGGGCAGGGGCAGTGGTGTGTGCATACCCGGGCGGCGTTGCTCCAGGGCGTGCTCAAGGGTGACAGCACCGTGACCAGATGGGTGGCAGTCCTGCGCTTTCAAATTGAAGGGAGATATTTTCCGGTTACCTGCCTGGTTTTTCGGGATTCCTGTCGGCCTGGATACTACCGCCGTTTGCTGGTCACATTGAGTAATGATCAGTCATTGCGTCAATGA
- the rnc gene encoding ribonuclease III: MSDELSLKLNYEFKQPKYLKIALTHRSKGGEHNERLEFLGDAVVNFVIAEILYQQFSKATEGELSRWRASLVNRDTLADLAKEFGLGRFLFLGPGELRSGGSERQSILSCAMEAIIGAVYLDGGFDTARRKIAEWYSPLLQSLSSASNHKDPKTLLQEYLQSRRMALPVYKVEAISGEAHQQVFTVSCAVEGLEQQTLGKGTSRRRAEQDAAQAMLSALKK, from the coding sequence ATGAGTGACGAACTATCTTTAAAGCTAAATTATGAATTTAAACAGCCCAAGTATCTCAAGATTGCATTAACGCATCGCAGCAAGGGCGGCGAACATAATGAACGGCTGGAGTTTTTAGGCGACGCGGTTGTGAACTTTGTAATTGCCGAAATTCTATATCAGCAGTTTTCCAAGGCGACGGAAGGCGAGTTAAGCCGCTGGCGCGCGTCGCTGGTCAATCGCGACACCCTGGCTGACCTGGCCAAGGAATTTGGACTGGGACGATTCCTGTTTTTGGGGCCCGGTGAATTGCGCAGCGGCGGCAGTGAAAGGCAATCCATTCTCTCCTGCGCGATGGAAGCCATTATCGGCGCTGTCTATCTGGATGGGGGATTCGATACCGCCAGAAGGAAAATCGCGGAATGGTACAGCCCTTTGCTGCAATCCTTGTCGTCAGCATCCAATCATAAAGACCCCAAGACGCTGTTGCAGGAATACCTGCAAAGCCGCCGCATGGCACTGCCCGTATACAAGGTTGAAGCCATTTCCGGTGAGGCGCATCAGCAGGTTTTCACCGTGAGCTGCGCGGTTGAAGGCCTGGAACAGCAGACACTGGGAAAAGGAACAAGCAGGCGCAGGGCAGAACAAGACGCGGCGCAAGCCATGCTGTCGGCATTGAAAAAATGA